A stretch of DNA from Catenulispora acidiphila DSM 44928:
CGCGACGCCGCGCTGAACGGCGAAGGGGAGCTGTTCGACCAGTTCATCACCGCGCTGGCCGAGCATCAGGGCACGCATTCCGCGATCGAACTGCTGGCCGAGGCGCTGGATCGCTCACACGAAGCGCCGATCGAGGTCGCCGAGCAGTACGTGTCGACCGCCAGATTCCTGATTGTGAACTATCGCAGCGCACCAGCGTTGCTGGCTGAGCCGCTCGCGCGGTTGCTGGATCGACCGGATTTGGCGCGCCGCGTCATCGCGGTGCTGGAGCTGATCGGGCCGGATGCTGTCGGTCCCGCCACTCGAGACCGTGTCGCTGCACTGGCTGCCGGTGCCGATGGCGACGCTGACGACGGCGTCGACGACGAAGCCCTCGCCTGCCTCACCCGCTGGAACGACCCGATCGTCCCCAGCCTGCTTGCCCGCGCGCTCGGCGACCATCCGCAGATCTTCAACGGCGTCACCGAAGCCACGCCACTGCCCTTCGACGCCGACCTCCTTACCGCGATCCGTCACCGCCTCGCAGAGATCTGCGACGCCGCGCACGAACCGTCCCCTGACGCCGGCAACCTGTTCGCCGCCGTCCAGAACCGCAACGAGCCCATCCACCTCGCCAAGATCCTCACCTCGTGGGGCAGCAGCGCGAACCCCGCCGAACCCGAGCTGACCCGGCTGCTCGCCGTCAGGCCAGCGGTGGCAGCCAAAGCCCTCGCCGCCATCGGCGCGCGCTCGCTCGAAGCGATGGCGATGCTGCGGCGCGTCGCGGCAACCGCCGACGACGGCGATGCCATCCGCGCACGCCTCGCAGCAGCACAGGCCATACGTGTCCTGACTCAGGACACCGATCCGCTCGTCGCTGCCGTCCACTTCGGCCTGACTGCCGAGAGTAAGAACCCTGACGACCGCGCCGCCGCAGCCGAAGCCGCCACAGAACTCCCGGAGCACACCGACCTCCTCGCCCCGCTCCTCCTCCAGGTACTGGACGGCATCCCGGTCCCGACCCCCAGCCTTCCGGCGCACCAGGCACGAATGAAGCTCGGGCACGCCCTGTGGCTGCTGACCGGCCGGCCCGAATCCCTGATCGACGTCCTGCGCGGCACCCTGGACCTCGCAGGTGAGATGTTCACCGCGTGGACCGTCGTTACCGCCGCCGACCTCGCCGCCGAACTCGGTCCGGCAGCCCGCGAACTGGCTCCCGCCCTCGAAGCCGCGTTGGCCGAACCGGTCTCCTGCGCGGCTGCCGCGCAAGCGTTACTGGCTGTCGACCCCGAAGGCCCGTGGGCCTCCGGCGCGCGCCGTGAAGAGCTTGCCGACCGCCTCCTGGGAACCTTCGAGGCGACCAATTCGCCCGTGCCTCGCAGCCGCGCCGTCGATGTCCTGCAGATCCTCGCCGGCCACGGCCCACTGCCTGCGACCGTGGCGGCGAAGCTCCGCACCTACGCCGAGCAAGACGAACGCTTCCCGATCGGCGTCCAGGATCTCGAACACCTCCGCGCCGATGAGGAGCTTCGGTCGCGTATTCGGGCTTTGCTGTCAATCAACCCTTCGTGACCGTCAACGTCACCGAACCGCTGATCCCGTCCGACGTCACCGTGACGGTCGCCGTCCCCGCGTGCCACGCGTGCACGGCGCCGGTGACCGGGTCGACCGTCGCCACGTGCGGATCGGAGCTGCGCCACACATGCGAGGCCGGATCGGCGATCGGCACGCTGAGGGCGGGCAGATCGTCGCCGGTTGGCGTGGTTCCGGTCGCGGTCAGCTGCGTCGACTGGCCTGCCTGCAGCGTGCTCGCCGGGCTGCTCACCGTGATGCCGGCCAGCGTCGGGATCGCCGCGAACTGCACGTCTCCGTTGGGCAGCACATGGAAGAGCCCGTAGTTGTAGAACCCGCCCTCGGCTGGCGGCGCGTACGCCTCGACACCCGCGTCGGCGACGACGAAGTTCGGGATGCCGCCGGCTGTGTTGTGGCCGGTCGGGTCGAGCAGGTTCTCGGCCCAGCCGCGCGCGTGGCCGAACAGCGTGATGACGTGCGTGTGCGGATGCGTGTCCTGATACTTCTGGACCAGCGTCTCGAACATCTGCGCCTCCCAGCGGTCGGCGAACTGGCTGTCCTGCTGCGGATGCGGGTCGTAGGCGGGGACGTGGCTGACCACGAAGACCACCGGCGAGCGGTTCGCCGACAGCTGGTCGGCCAGCCACTGGTACTGCGGCGGGTCGCCGGCCGGGACCTGGTACGGGTCCGAGGGCAGAATGCCGATGTGGGAGCTGTCGGTCACCAGGATGTTCGCGGCACCCTGGGTGTAGCTGTAGTGCGTCGCGCCGAACAGGCTGGTCCAGTTCTTGTTCTCCGGGTCCGCACCCTGGGTGATCTCGTGGTTGCCGACGCCTTCGTGGTACGGCACGCCGGTACCGTCCAGCAGCGATTTCAGATACGTCAGGTTGGCGGTGCTGCCGGTGTCGCTCATGTCGCCCATGGTCTGCAGCGACAGCGCTCCGGTCTGGCTTGATGGCAGAGCCTTGATCTGTGTGCCGTCCTGCTTGAGTACGACGCTACCGGTGGAGTTCGGGTCGTCGGCGTGCGTGTGGGCGTCATCGAGTGCTGCCAAGGTGGTGCCGCCGGCACGGAATTTCGCCGGGTCCTCGGTGAACTGAAGCCACGACGGATTGTCCGGGATCGCCACGTATGGCGGCGTCACGAGCGGTCGCGGCGAGTACAGGGCTTGCAGGTCACTGACATACAGGTCACCGGACAGGGTCTGGGTCGGGCTGATGACCAGGAAGTCCAGGAACTTGACGCTCATCGGGAACTGCAATCCGGCAGGCAGGTTGGCGACGATGAGCTGCCAGCCGTCGTAGGTCACCGTGGACGGGTAGAAGTCGACGTATTGGCCGTTCACCTCGGTGTAGGCCTCGGCGAGCGTGAGGTTGCCCAGACCCAGCGGAGTTCCGGAGCCGCCGGTGCCCGATCCCTTGATCCAGATCCCGACGCCATCGGGTAGCTGCGTCTCCCCGGCCGGCGGGAACGACTCGCTCACCGTGGGGGAGAACACGACCTGCTTGACGCCGCTGCCCGCCGGGATGTCGTACTTGACGTCCATCGAGCCGGCGTCGGTGGGCAGCCGTTTGGTTGTCGTGGACAGCGAGAGGCTGCCGGTCGCGCCGCCGTGGGTGTTCACCGCCCAGTTGTTCACGTCGGTCATCGTGTCGACCATTTCAGTGCGCTGACCCACCGCGATGGAGGTGGTCGCGCTCGCGCCGTCCACGCTGGCGGTGACGGTCACCAAGCCTTCGTCGTCGGTCGCCGCGGTGAACAGTCCCGTTGTGGGATCGACGCTTCCCAGGTTCGGCGGGGAGGCGGTCCAAGCCACCGACGCGGGCAGCAGCGAGACCGGCTGCTTGTCCCGCGTCGTCGCGCTGACGGAGAGCTGCTGAGTTCCGCCGTTGTTCAGGTCGGCGGTGGCTGGGCTGAGGGTGAGCGAGGAGAGGTGGTCGGTCACGCGCAGCGGCACGGAGGAATGAGCGCGGCCAGCTGTGGCGACCAGTTCGCCGGTGCCGGGCGTGCCGGACGCCGTCAGGGTCGCGCCGTTTGTTCCGGTACTGATACTCGCCCTTGAAGACGGATGCACTGACAGCGTCACCGGATCGCTCGCGGGATTGCCGAGCGTGTCTACCGCATATGCCCCGACCGGGACGGTGCTGTTCGTCAGAACCGCCAGCGGGGCGCCGGAATTCGCGACGGCGCGGACTGCGGGAGCGGGATGCGGTTCGGTGCTGTAGAAGAAGAGTCCGTTGGCGACGGGGCGCTCGTGGCCGTCCGAGGGCGTGTTGCTGACGCTGACCTGCTGCTGCCCCGGCTGGCGCGCGACCATCTCGCTGGAGCCGCCGGAGTCGAAGACCATGGCGTTGTAGGCGCCGTGCGCGATCATCCAGCCGGCGAGCTGCGGCCGGGTCAGACCCTCGGCGGCGTCCTCCGGCTGGTGGCCGTCGAACACTGCGACGATCGCGTGCTTGCCGTCCTTGGTCACGCCCATACCGGTGACCGGGTTGTTGACGTTGTTCTCGCCGCTGCCCTGCACCGGCACGGCCATCGTGCCGTTCTGCACGAGGATGGCGCCGCCGGACAGCGCCTGGCGCGGGGCGTTGTCAGGGCTGATCGACTCCGCGATCGTCACGCGGTCGCCGGGGTGCGCTGTCGCTGTCAGCCATTGGCCGGCGGTTCCTGAGCCGACCAGGTCTTCGGTACCGGCGGGTACCTGGGTGATGTCCGTGACGTTCGGCGTCACCGCGTCGATGATCAGGACACTGGCATCGGCCGGGTCGCGGTGTCCGGTGGCGACGACCGACGCCGGGATCTTGCCGCTGTCGCCGAGGTCTGGTGTGATGCGCACCAGGCCGTTGGCGGACAGGTCCGCGACAGTGTTGACCGAGGTGATCGGGTGGCTCGCGGCGCCGTCCGTCGCAGTGCCCGAATACGCCTCGGCGCCCATGCCGATCGAGCCGTCGGCGCGCACGACCACGTTCTGGTTCCACGCCGGGTTCGGGCTCTTCACCAGCCGGCCGTCGATGACGACCATGCCGTGCGGGCTGCCGGAGCCGTAGATGTCGAAGAAGTCGCCGTTGATGCCCGCGACCGCGCCGGTGCGGTTCGCCATCGAGGAGGGGACCTCGTCGGCGGCGTCGTTGATCTCATTGTGGGACTCCACGACGCCCAGGCGGACGTTCGGGTCGGACAGGTCGACGTTCAGCTCCGTGGAGTGCTGCACACCGCCGACCGTCTGGTAGGTGTCGGTCTGGTAGTCGATACCGCGGGTGATCTCCTGCTGTGCGGTGTTCGAGGCGGTGACCACCAACGGCCACTGATCCGGCGTCGGCGGCAGCCAGGGCCGACCGTCTCCGCCGCCGCTATGTGCTGCCGTGTCGTCGGTACCGCTGGTCTGCGCGCTCGCGCCTCCGGTACCGGCCAGCGCGCCGCACACCAGCGCCGCGACCACGGTGGCCGACACCGCGAGCCGCCTTCTTCTCCGAACCATCATTCCGCTCCCCTCGGCACGAACCGTCCACCACGGGCCATCGGCTCAGGCTCGCCGAACTACGTGTCCTGTTACGTGTCCTGACAATGGCACGATGCGGCACAACCGGCTAACAGGTTGGTAAGCGCTGTCCATCCACGGCGGGCATGACGCGCTGATCCAGCTCACCGCATCGCAGGTAGCTTATTCACCCGGCTCGGTCGGGTTCTCGCGCCAGACGTATTCCGGCGGCTGGTAGGCGGCGAAGCGCTCCAGGAGCACGTCGAGATCCGTCTCGACGATCAGCATGTCGCGGTGCGGCTGGTGCAGGAAGCCCTCGCCGGTCATGTGGTCCAGGAAGGCGACCAGCGGGGTGAAGTAGTCGGCGACGTCGAGCAGACCGACCGGTTTGGTGTGCAGCCCGATCTGACCCCAGGTCCAGATCTCGAACAGCTCCTCCAGCGTGCCCGAGCCGCCGGGCAGGGCGATGAAGGCGTCGGCGCGCTCGGCCATCAGGGCTTTGCGCTGGTGCAGGTCCTCGGCGATGTGCAGCTCGGTCAGGCCCTCGTGCGCGACCTCCCACTCATAAAGCGAGCGCGGGATGACGCCCACGACGCGTCCGCCGGCCCGCAGGGCGCCGTCGGCGAGCGCACCCATCGTGCCGACGCGGGCGCCGCCGTAGACGACGGCGATGCCGCGCGCGGCAAGGGCGGCGCCGAGCTGCTCGGCGTGGTGGAGGTAGCGCTCGCCGCGTCCGTGCGACGAGCCGGAGAAGACGCAGATGCTCAGCACTCTGCGATTGTACGTGGGTTGACGGGTTGGTGGGGTTCTGACCTGGCGGGGCGCTGCTGGTTTTGGGCGGCGTGACCGTTGGCCGGGTCGTTGACCGTCCGGCGTCTTCTGTGGCGGCTGGCGAAAAATTTCGAAGTTCTGTCAGAATATTGCGCTGCGGTGTCGCATCTCGGTACTCTCACCGGCGTGACACGCCAGGTTCGGCGCACGTTCAGGCACGCCACCCACCGGGTGCGCACGGGGTTGCCAGCGACGTTGGTGACGACGGCTGCCGCGCTCGTGTTCGCGACGCTGGGGTCCTTCGTCGCCGCACTGGCGCACTCCGAGCCGCCGGTGGTGGTGCGCGGTGCACCGGTCGCCGACCGGGTGGTGCGGTATCTGGGGACGTACGGGCCCGACGGCGTGGGGGAGCAGGACGCGGCGGTTGGCGCTGCTGCGCGGCGGTTCTTGGGGGACGTGCCGGGGGCGGTCTACCGGATCGACGCTTCGCCGACGCTCACGGTGAGCGGCGGTGGTACGGAGCCGTTCAGTGACGCGGCAGTGGCGATTGCGAGCTCTGATGTAGCCGCGCACGCAACGCTGACTGCCGGGCGTTGGCCGGTGGCTGCTGCTACCGGTGCCAATGCCAGTCTTAATTCCAGCCTTCCGGCTAGAGGTACGAACACGCCGAATTTCCCTTCAGTACCCGTGGAAATCGGCCTCCCGGACTCACTGGTAGGCGCCGAGAATCTCCACCCCGGATCTGCGCTCAC
This window harbors:
- a CDS encoding phosphodiester glycosidase family protein; amino-acid sequence: MSATVVAALVCGALAGTGGASAQTSGTDDTAAHSGGGDGRPWLPPTPDQWPLVVTASNTAQQEITRGIDYQTDTYQTVGGVQHSTELNVDLSDPNVRLGVVESHNEINDAADEVPSSMANRTGAVAGINGDFFDIYGSGSPHGMVVIDGRLVKSPNPAWNQNVVVRADGSIGMGAEAYSGTATDGAASHPITSVNTVADLSANGLVRITPDLGDSGKIPASVVATGHRDPADASVLIIDAVTPNVTDITQVPAGTEDLVGSGTAGQWLTATAHPGDRVTIAESISPDNAPRQALSGGAILVQNGTMAVPVQGSGENNVNNPVTGMGVTKDGKHAIVAVFDGHQPEDAAEGLTRPQLAGWMIAHGAYNAMVFDSGGSSEMVARQPGQQQVSVSNTPSDGHERPVANGLFFYSTEPHPAPAVRAVANSGAPLAVLTNSTVPVGAYAVDTLGNPASDPVTLSVHPSSRASISTGTNGATLTASGTPGTGELVATAGRAHSSVPLRVTDHLSSLTLSPATADLNNGGTQQLSVSATTRDKQPVSLLPASVAWTASPPNLGSVDPTTGLFTAATDDEGLVTVTASVDGASATTSIAVGQRTEMVDTMTDVNNWAVNTHGGATGSLSLSTTTKRLPTDAGSMDVKYDIPAGSGVKQVVFSPTVSESFPPAGETQLPDGVGIWIKGSGTGGSGTPLGLGNLTLAEAYTEVNGQYVDFYPSTVTYDGWQLIVANLPAGLQFPMSVKFLDFLVISPTQTLSGDLYVSDLQALYSPRPLVTPPYVAIPDNPSWLQFTEDPAKFRAGGTTLAALDDAHTHADDPNSTGSVVLKQDGTQIKALPSSQTGALSLQTMGDMSDTGSTANLTYLKSLLDGTGVPYHEGVGNHEITQGADPENKNWTSLFGATHYSYTQGAANILVTDSSHIGILPSDPYQVPAGDPPQYQWLADQLSANRSPVVFVVSHVPAYDPHPQQDSQFADRWEAQMFETLVQKYQDTHPHTHVITLFGHARGWAENLLDPTGHNTAGGIPNFVVADAGVEAYAPPAEGGFYNYGLFHVLPNGDVQFAAIPTLAGITVSSPASTLQAGQSTQLTATGTTPTGDDLPALSVPIADPASHVWRSSDPHVATVDPVTGAVHAWHAGTATVTVTSDGISGSVTLTVTKG
- a CDS encoding LOG family protein, whose translation is MLSICVFSGSSHGRGERYLHHAEQLGAALAARGIAVVYGGARVGTMGALADGALRAGGRVVGVIPRSLYEWEVAHEGLTELHIAEDLHQRKALMAERADAFIALPGGSGTLEELFEIWTWGQIGLHTKPVGLLDVADYFTPLVAFLDHMTGEGFLHQPHRDMLIVETDLDVLLERFAAYQPPEYVWRENPTEPGE